In Crassostrea angulata isolate pt1a10 chromosome 6, ASM2561291v2, whole genome shotgun sequence, a genomic segment contains:
- the LOC128189042 gene encoding serine protease inhibitor dipetalogastin-like → MKTFLVCSVVIAVALARSPPICKCPRILRPVCGDDGFTYDNSCLMECSGVQAAENQLSCCTCNKNYDPVCGTDGRSYGNECSASCKGIRVLNKGECPRPAICTADYNPVCGVDGVTYGNACGARAANVEIASEGECRKPCACFLMWKPVCGVDGKTYPNDCVAKCDNVEVASEGKCPCKCTREMNPVCGEDGNTYDNECLAKCEGVEVTKEGEC, encoded by the exons ATGAAGACCTTCCTCGTGTGTTCTGTCGTGATTGCGGTCGCTCTGGCCAGAAGCCCACCCATCTGTAAATGCCCAAGGATCCTAAGACCCGTCTGTGGCGATGATGGTTTCACGTACGACAACTCCTGCCTGATGGAGTGCTC AGGTGTGCAAGCAGCAGAGAACCAGTTgtcttgttgtacctgtaaTAAAAACTACGACCCAGTTTGCGGTACTGATGGCCGATCTTATGGCAACGAGTGCTCGGCTTCCTGCAA AGGAATTCGTGTCCTGAACAAGGGTGAGTGCCCCCGTCCTGCGATTTGTACCGCGGATTACAATCCAGTATGCGGCGTTGATGGCGTCACCTATGGAAACGCTTGTGGTGCTAGAGCAGC AAATGTTGAGATTGCATCGGAGGGAGAATGCCGTAAACCATGTGCATGTTTTCTAATGTGGAAACCCGTCTGCGGCGTCGATGGAAAAACCTACCCTAACGACTGTGTTGCCAAATGCGA TAATGTGGAAGTGGCCTCCGAAGGAAAGTGTCCGTGCAAGTGCACGAGAGAGATGAACCCAGTGTGTGGAGAGGATGGGAATACATACGACAACGAGTGCTTGGCCAAGTGCGA GGGCGTTGAAGTAACCAAGGAAGGAGAGTGTTAG